In Chryseobacterium lactis, a single genomic region encodes these proteins:
- a CDS encoding FAD-dependent monooxygenase — protein MNTISIVGAGIGGLTLGNVLKQHQYDFTIYESASEIKPVGAGIMMAVNAMQVFDRLGLKEKIEKAGNKIHRITITDESLRTISKTEILDLEKQYNSCNVAIHRAELQKILVENIGSENIQLNHSLVNIEKKDHYILGFENSVRAESRIIFGADGIKSPIRNQVLKSGTIRNSGQKCWRGLVDFELPEKYHQEAFEVWGKGKRFGFVKISDKKIYWYACVNEKSFSHYSTIAEIFKDFDSLVLNLIESTSKENIICNTITDLSPIPKWYSENLCLIGDAAHATTPNMGQGACQAIEDAYIIGRLLEKSSDFNAIFEEFQKIRRKKVDYIVSTSRSIGKVSQWEHGNTLRNFLMRLIPESTNEKMARKIIELEM, from the coding sequence ATGAATACAATTTCAATAGTCGGTGCCGGAATCGGCGGTCTTACTCTGGGAAATGTCCTTAAGCAGCATCAATATGATTTTACGATTTACGAATCAGCTTCTGAAATAAAACCTGTTGGAGCCGGAATTATGATGGCTGTGAATGCTATGCAGGTTTTTGACCGGTTGGGTTTAAAAGAAAAAATCGAAAAAGCCGGAAATAAAATTCATAGAATTACGATAACCGATGAGTCGCTGCGAACCATTTCAAAAACTGAAATTCTTGACCTGGAAAAACAGTACAATTCCTGTAATGTAGCAATTCATAGGGCTGAACTTCAAAAGATTCTTGTGGAAAATATAGGTTCAGAAAATATTCAGCTTAATCATTCTTTAGTCAACATTGAAAAGAAAGATCATTATATTTTAGGTTTTGAAAATAGTGTCCGGGCAGAAAGCAGGATCATTTTTGGAGCAGATGGAATAAAATCGCCAATCCGGAATCAAGTTTTAAAATCCGGAACGATACGAAATTCAGGACAGAAATGCTGGCGCGGCCTGGTAGACTTTGAACTACCGGAGAAATACCATCAGGAAGCTTTTGAAGTATGGGGAAAAGGAAAACGCTTTGGATTTGTTAAGATTTCCGATAAAAAAATATACTGGTATGCTTGTGTAAATGAGAAAAGTTTCAGCCACTATAGCACGATTGCAGAGATTTTCAAGGATTTTGATTCTTTAGTTTTAAATCTTATTGAATCTACTTCAAAAGAAAATATCATCTGTAATACCATCACCGACCTCTCTCCCATTCCAAAATGGTATTCTGAAAACCTGTGTCTGATTGGAGATGCCGCACATGCCACAACTCCTAATATGGGACAAGGAGCCTGTCAGGCAATTGAAGATGCTTATATTATCGGAAGATTGCTGGAGAAAAGCAGTGACTTTAATGCTATTTTTGAAGAATTTCAGAAAATCAGGAGAAAAAAGGTAGATTATATTGTGAGTACAAGCCGTAGCATTGGAAAAGTTTCTCAGTGGGAACATGGAAATACATTGCGTAATTTTTTAATGAGACTGATTCCGGAAAGTACGAATGAAAAGATGGCCAGGAAAATTATTGAATTGGAAATGTAA
- a CDS encoding multicopper oxidase domain-containing protein — MKKLIMFLVLLFSVFIFAQTTNTSYTCPMHAEVVSSKPGDCPKCGMTLVKKKVAKPAEKAVSQTEIKTKSTEIKLNKTNPQSQTTYTCPMHPEVISDKPGKCPKCGMDLVEKENHQHETAEVPSEEKTVLKKNSENGRLTFGGKTVRYDLYVKDTIVNFTGKNRRALAINGKLQAPTLYFTEGDTAEIYLHNMLKENTGLHWHGVILPNEQDGVPYLTTKPVKPGETHLYKFRISQNGTYWYHSHEALQEQIGMNGILVFKKREGEPAIKYNAEIPVLLGDWSDDDPMQIARRLHMANTDWYAVKKNAVQSYWEAIKSGNFGTKALNEWKRMEAMDVSDVYYDKFLINGAPSSDYSNLKAGDKVRLRVANGGSSTYFWLNYGGGKIKVVGNDGNDVVPVEVDRLIVGVSETYDIEVTIPENKSFEFRATSEDRIGHASLWLGSGEKVAAPDLPRLMLFEGMKMMNGMMKMSGNMKPMNMTMGNQMMDMNEVMYPELSESQRKTTMKHMNEMMGVKTKEEKKKVDHSEHSGMDMQEEKQIKRLSYNILKSPEKTILPTDSIREMKFTLEGNMNHYLWTLDNKTVTETDKILIKKGEVLRVKMYNNSMMRHPMHLHGHDFRLINSKGEYSPLKNVVDIMPMETVTIEFAANQDGDWFFHCHILYHMMAGMGRIFSYENSKPNPQLPNRKLAWKNFMKDNQMISSMAMLDVASNKIHAETMTMFGPRWANLNEFHSNWNFDHLEGSVKAGRFLGKFQWALPYVGFRFQKNHEIMERQMAENMGADFHGKKTWFGQQKASKNKFAFIVGMQYVLPMLITADASVDQNGKVLLELSREDIPLSRRLRGNFSVNSDGEFSTGLRYIVQKWMSLSGNYDNEMGWGAGITFTY, encoded by the coding sequence ATGAAAAAGCTAATAATGTTTCTGGTGCTTTTGTTCTCTGTTTTTATTTTCGCCCAAACAACAAATACTTCTTATACCTGTCCGATGCACGCGGAAGTTGTTTCCTCAAAACCTGGAGACTGTCCCAAGTGCGGAATGACATTGGTGAAAAAAAAGGTTGCAAAGCCGGCAGAGAAAGCTGTATCTCAAACAGAGATAAAGACAAAATCTACAGAAATTAAATTAAATAAAACTAACCCTCAGTCTCAAACTACTTATACTTGTCCAATGCACCCGGAAGTTATTTCCGATAAGCCGGGAAAATGCCCAAAATGTGGAATGGATTTAGTAGAAAAGGAAAATCATCAGCATGAAACTGCTGAGGTTCCGTCAGAAGAAAAGACTGTTTTAAAAAAGAATTCAGAAAACGGAAGGCTTACTTTTGGAGGGAAAACGGTTCGATATGACCTGTATGTAAAAGATACGATTGTCAATTTTACCGGAAAAAACCGTAGAGCTCTTGCCATAAACGGTAAGCTCCAGGCTCCGACTTTGTATTTTACCGAAGGAGATACTGCAGAAATCTATCTGCACAATATGCTCAAAGAAAATACGGGTCTTCACTGGCATGGTGTAATTCTGCCCAATGAGCAGGATGGTGTTCCATATCTTACCACTAAACCTGTAAAACCCGGTGAGACTCACTTGTACAAATTCAGAATTTCTCAAAACGGAACCTATTGGTATCATTCCCATGAAGCACTTCAGGAACAGATTGGGATGAATGGGATTCTGGTTTTTAAAAAGAGAGAAGGAGAGCCTGCGATAAAATACAACGCTGAAATTCCCGTATTGCTGGGCGATTGGAGTGATGATGATCCTATGCAGATTGCCAGAAGGCTTCATATGGCCAACACCGATTGGTATGCAGTTAAGAAAAATGCAGTCCAAAGTTATTGGGAGGCCATTAAATCCGGAAACTTCGGAACAAAAGCTTTGAATGAATGGAAAAGGATGGAGGCAATGGATGTAAGTGATGTATACTATGATAAATTCCTTATTAACGGAGCTCCAAGTTCAGATTATTCTAATCTAAAAGCAGGTGATAAAGTACGATTAAGAGTGGCAAATGGTGGCTCATCTACTTATTTCTGGCTGAATTATGGTGGCGGAAAAATAAAAGTGGTCGGAAACGATGGAAATGATGTGGTTCCTGTGGAAGTTGATCGATTGATTGTCGGGGTTTCCGAAACCTATGATATTGAGGTCACTATTCCTGAAAATAAGAGCTTTGAATTTCGTGCGACTTCAGAAGACAGAATTGGACATGCATCGCTCTGGTTGGGTTCTGGAGAAAAAGTGGCAGCTCCTGATTTGCCGAGATTAATGCTTTTTGAAGGGATGAAAATGATGAATGGAATGATGAAGATGAGCGGAAATATGAAGCCGATGAATATGACGATGGGGAACCAGATGATGGATATGAATGAAGTAATGTATCCTGAATTATCTGAAAGCCAGCGAAAAACCACAATGAAGCACATGAATGAGATGATGGGCGTGAAAACCAAAGAAGAAAAAAAGAAGGTAGATCATTCGGAACATTCAGGAATGGATATGCAGGAGGAAAAGCAGATTAAAAGACTTTCATACAACATTTTAAAATCTCCTGAGAAAACCATTCTTCCAACTGATAGCATTCGTGAAATGAAATTTACCCTGGAAGGAAATATGAATCATTATCTGTGGACTCTTGATAATAAAACGGTCACAGAAACGGATAAGATCCTTATTAAAAAAGGAGAGGTGCTGAGAGTTAAGATGTATAACAATTCAATGATGCGTCATCCTATGCACCTTCATGGTCACGACTTCAGACTGATTAATTCAAAAGGAGAATATTCACCGCTGAAAAATGTAGTAGATATTATGCCAATGGAAACGGTTACGATTGAATTCGCAGCCAATCAAGATGGAGACTGGTTTTTCCACTGTCACATTTTATACCATATGATGGCGGGAATGGGTAGAATATTCAGTTATGAAAATTCAAAACCCAATCCACAGCTTCCGAACAGAAAACTGGCATGGAAGAATTTCATGAAAGATAACCAGATGATCAGTTCTATGGCAATGCTGGATGTAGCAAGCAATAAGATACATGCTGAGACGATGACAATGTTTGGGCCAAGATGGGCTAATCTTAATGAATTTCATTCCAACTGGAACTTTGATCACCTTGAAGGAAGTGTAAAAGCAGGAAGATTTTTAGGAAAATTCCAGTGGGCGCTTCCCTATGTGGGGTTCAGATTTCAGAAGAACCATGAAATTATGGAAAGGCAGATGGCAGAAAATATGGGAGCTGATTTCCATGGAAAAAAGACGTGGTTCGGTCAACAGAAAGCTTCAAAAAATAAATTCGCTTTCATAGTCGGGATGCAGTATGTGTTGCCAATGTTGATTACCGCTGATGCAAGTGTTGATCAGAACGGAAAAGTACTATTGGAGTTAAGCAGAGAAGATATTCCGCTTTCCAGAAGGCTGAGAGGAAATTTCAGTGTCAATTCAGACGGAGAGTTTTCAACAGGATTGAGATACATTGTTCAGAAATGGATGTCTCTCTCCGGAAACTATGATAATGAAATGGGCTGGGGAGCCGGTATTACTTTTACTTATTAA
- a CDS encoding DUF3347 domain-containing protein, giving the protein MKKYIITAALSIFSIISLSAQSKKDAKVSKLYQNYIAIKSALASDDADKTSKAATEFIKTASTIDYKLVSEGNLNILRKDASAISDARTVTAQRETFMNLSDNMIALTKQFKLSEKPVYVQYCPMADSSWLSDEKQIANPYYGKSMLSCGSVKSEIK; this is encoded by the coding sequence ATGAAAAAATACATCATAACAGCAGCTTTATCAATATTCTCTATTATTTCGCTTTCAGCACAATCTAAAAAAGATGCTAAAGTTTCAAAACTCTATCAGAACTACATCGCTATCAAATCTGCTTTAGCTTCTGATGATGCCGATAAAACTTCCAAAGCTGCAACAGAATTCATTAAAACAGCTTCAACGATCGATTATAAGTTAGTTTCTGAAGGCAATCTTAATATCCTCAGAAAAGATGCTTCTGCTATTTCCGACGCAAGAACTGTTACCGCACAGCGAGAGACTTTTATGAACCTTTCAGACAATATGATTGCTCTGACAAAACAATTCAAACTTTCCGAAAAACCGGTTTACGTACAATACTGTCCAATGGCCGACAGTAGCTGGTTAAGCGATGAAAAACAAATCGCAAATCCTTACTATGGCAAGTCTATGCTTTCATGCGGAAGTGTGAAGTCAGAAATTAAATAA